A window of Armatimonadota bacterium contains these coding sequences:
- a CDS encoding VIT1/CCC1 transporter family protein, giving the protein MSIENDAMQEACPHKLQGGAEEKQNLKSAIRELIFGAEDGLVSILGLVTGVAAGTTSSQVVLLAGTAGAISGAISMAAGNYLGVKSEIEVLQRQLHEEAQSIKEHPEHERAELVEYYRQHGMTPEELKVCVSAVTRNPNFLMEEMAAHEYGISPKELKNPAWRAFWIFAAYILAAIFPVLPYAFFPHDFALVVSIIGTVITLFAVGAAKTIYTRLNPIKSGLEMLGIAALAGIAGFVAGHFTAAYGM; this is encoded by the coding sequence GTGAGTATAGAAAATGACGCTATGCAGGAAGCTTGTCCACATAAACTTCAGGGTGGCGCAGAGGAAAAGCAAAACCTCAAGAGCGCTATTAGAGAGCTAATATTTGGTGCAGAGGATGGCCTAGTTTCCATTCTCGGCCTTGTAACAGGCGTAGCTGCTGGAACTACAAGCTCGCAGGTGGTTCTACTAGCTGGCACAGCTGGCGCCATCTCAGGGGCAATCTCGATGGCTGCCGGTAATTACCTCGGCGTCAAATCTGAAATTGAAGTCCTCCAACGACAGCTCCACGAGGAAGCCCAGAGTATCAAAGAGCACCCAGAACATGAGCGAGCAGAACTCGTAGAATACTATCGTCAACATGGCATGACGCCTGAAGAACTCAAAGTTTGTGTGTCAGCTGTCACTCGCAACCCAAACTTTTTAATGGAGGAAATGGCAGCTCATGAATATGGAATCTCGCCAAAAGAGCTAAAGAACCCCGCATGGAGGGCATTTTGGATTTTTGCTGCGTATATCTTAGCAGCAATATTTCCGGTTTTGCCGTATGCTTTTTTCCCACATGACTTTGCACTCGTAGTCTCCATTATTGGAACAGTTATAACATTATTTGCCGTAGGTGCTGCAAAAACAATTTATACTCGGCTCAATCCAATAAAGAGCGGGCTCGAAATGCTGGGCATTGCAGCTCTTGCTGGCATAGCAGGTTTCGTGGCTGGTCATTTTACAGCCGCCTATGGTATGTGA
- a CDS encoding L-threonylcarbamoyladenylate synthase gives MRTLVLRTNPESPDPQVILQGAQAIRRGELVAFPTETVYGLGADAFNERAVERVFEVKGRPKNNPLPVQIASVEDVSSLAVEISDVAKRLMEHFWPGPLTLVLRASPRVSKLITAGTGKIGIRIPDHPVALALIKKAGTPIVAPSANTSGEPPPTTAEQVLTYLEGKIELVIDAGPTEIQVSSTVLDVTETPPRVLRAGSITWEMLLPYIA, from the coding sequence ATGCGCACACTTGTGTTAAGAACTAATCCAGAAAGCCCCGACCCCCAGGTGATTCTCCAAGGGGCTCAGGCAATCAGGCGAGGGGAGCTGGTAGCTTTTCCTACGGAAACAGTCTACGGCTTAGGTGCTGATGCTTTCAATGAGAGGGCAGTGGAACGAGTCTTTGAGGTCAAGGGGCGTCCAAAGAATAATCCGCTGCCGGTGCAGATAGCATCTGTTGAAGATGTTTCTTCGCTTGCTGTAGAGATTTCGGACGTAGCGAAGCGGCTTATGGAGCACTTCTGGCCTGGGCCGCTTACATTGGTACTGCGTGCATCTCCTCGTGTATCTAAACTAATAACTGCTGGAACGGGCAAGATTGGCATTCGCATTCCAGACCACCCGGTTGCGCTTGCTTTAATTAAGAAGGCGGGGACGCCAATCGTAGCCCCAAGTGCTAATACTTCCGGTGAACCTCCTCCAACAACCGCGGAGCAGGTGCTGACCTATTTAGAAGGAAAGATTGAGCTTGTCATTGATGCTGGTCCTACCGAAATCCAAGTTTCGTCAACCGTCCTTGATGTAACGGAAACGCCACCCAGGGTACTTCGTGCAGGCAGCATCACTTGGGAAATGCTCCTACCATATATAGCGTAA
- a CDS encoding threonine aldolase family protein — MIDLISDTVTLPTPEMRKAMAEAEVGDSQRGEDPTVNALQDAICELLDKEAALFLPSATMANQIAFKTHTKPGDEIIMDWRSHAIQFEGGAPAFLSGVSIYPLHGERGIFTEENVLAALRPDDPHAPRSRLVSVEQTQNLGGGAIWPLGKLMAVADIARQHGLSVHMDGSRLMNAVVASGISAKEYAYPVDSVTLCFSKGLGAPVGAALAGEKDFIKEARRYQQVFGGAMRQAGIIAAGALYALRHHVDRLAEDHANAKLLAERLADEGIDIKPEEVETNILFFQTDSIGMTAIEFTQKMREREVRMGAYKDNRVRAVTHLGITRKEILEVARRVHEMLVDERLGR; from the coding sequence ATGATTGACTTGATAAGTGATACTGTTACATTACCCACCCCCGAAATGCGAAAGGCAATGGCAGAGGCGGAAGTGGGCGACTCTCAGCGAGGCGAGGACCCAACTGTCAATGCCCTTCAGGACGCCATATGTGAACTTTTGGACAAGGAAGCCGCGCTATTCCTGCCTTCTGCAACTATGGCAAATCAAATTGCCTTCAAAACCCACACCAAACCAGGCGATGAAATAATCATGGATTGGCGCTCGCATGCAATCCAATTTGAAGGCGGCGCCCCAGCGTTTCTTTCCGGCGTATCAATATATCCACTCCACGGCGAACGGGGCATCTTCACCGAGGAAAACGTTCTTGCCGCGCTGAGGCCAGACGACCCCCATGCGCCGAGAAGCAGGCTGGTTTCGGTTGAGCAAACCCAGAACCTTGGCGGCGGGGCAATTTGGCCGTTGGGGAAGTTGATGGCAGTCGCTGACATTGCGCGGCAACATGGCTTATCTGTTCACATGGATGGGTCACGCCTGATGAATGCTGTTGTCGCAAGCGGCATCTCGGCAAAAGAATATGCATACCCAGTAGACTCAGTTACATTATGCTTTTCAAAGGGGCTAGGAGCGCCAGTTGGAGCTGCTCTTGCAGGTGAAAAGGACTTCATTAAGGAAGCGCGCCGCTACCAGCAAGTTTTCGGTGGAGCAATGCGACAAGCCGGGATAATTGCCGCTGGGGCACTCTATGCTCTCCGACACCATGTTGATCGGCTGGCTGAGGACCACGCAAACGCTAAGCTCCTTGCCGAACGCCTAGCGGATGAGGGGATTGATATCAAGCCTGAGGAAGTCGAAACGAATATCCTCTTCTTCCAAACTGACAGCATTGGTATGACTGCTATAGAGTTTACACAAAAAATGCGCGAGCGAGAAGTTCGAATGGGAGCATATAAAGATAACCGCGTCCGTGCAGTAACACATCTAGGAATTACCCGAAAAGAAATTCTGGAAGTTGCAAGAAGAGTCCATGAAATGCTGGTGGACGAAAGACTTGGGCGGTAA
- a CDS encoding DUF1385 domain-containing protein yields MAEQKNNVQYGGQAVIEGVMMRSPRFFAVACRKMNREIVVQQESVESLLRRFQWLNKPFLRGTLALIDAMVLGIKSLMYSANVAMEDIENANPKKQKGGQGTVAGLFGVLKSIVLSSALFLVGTAGESELKKKSTVNDIAIGGTLVLGLGLGVGLFVILPHIVIGLLEKTIKSSILLNLAEGIFRLALFVGYVAAISLMKDIRRVFEYHGAEHKVINTFEAGLELTPENFAKHGTIHQRCGTSFILLVLVLSIFLFAFLGWHHIWYLRIISRLALLPVLAGLAYEAIRYAGRHKDSKVVNFFLAPGLLLQKLTTRQPSDDQVEVALKALEAVLDKERESGSPVPQAA; encoded by the coding sequence TTGGCAGAGCAGAAAAACAACGTTCAATATGGCGGACAGGCGGTTATCGAGGGCGTTATGATGCGAAGCCCGCGGTTTTTTGCCGTCGCCTGCCGCAAGATGAATAGGGAAATAGTCGTCCAACAGGAGAGCGTGGAATCCTTACTTCGCAGGTTCCAATGGCTAAACAAACCTTTCCTCCGCGGCACTTTAGCGCTTATAGATGCTATGGTTCTTGGGATAAAATCGCTTATGTATTCTGCAAATGTAGCAATGGAGGACATTGAGAATGCAAATCCCAAGAAACAAAAGGGAGGACAAGGAACAGTGGCCGGGCTGTTTGGCGTACTGAAAAGCATAGTACTATCGAGCGCCTTGTTCCTTGTAGGAACGGCTGGCGAAAGCGAACTAAAAAAGAAGAGCACGGTAAATGATATCGCTATTGGAGGAACGCTTGTTCTCGGGCTTGGGCTTGGAGTAGGCTTGTTTGTTATCCTCCCACATATTGTTATCGGCTTACTTGAAAAAACTATCAAAAGCAGTATACTTCTAAATCTTGCCGAAGGGATTTTCCGCCTTGCGCTTTTCGTGGGCTATGTGGCTGCTATTTCATTGATGAAGGATATTCGCCGGGTATTCGAATATCACGGCGCGGAGCACAAAGTGATAAACACCTTCGAAGCCGGGCTTGAGCTTACTCCCGAGAACTTTGCAAAGCATGGAACAATTCATCAGCGATGCGGAACAAGTTTTATACTCCTTGTGCTAGTATTAAGCATTTTTCTTTTTGCATTTCTGGGCTGGCATCATATCTGGTATCTTAGAATTATCTCTCGGCTAGCCCTCTTGCCGGTTCTTGCAGGCTTGGCATATGAAGCTATAAGATATGCAGGAAGGCATAAGGATTCGAAAGTTGTTAATTTCTTCCTTGCACCAGGCTTGCTACTTCAAAAACTAACAACTCGCCAGCCTTCGGATGACCAAGTTGAGGTCGCATTGAAGGCGCTCGAGGCAGTCCTGGATAAGGAGCGTGAGTCTGGCTCTCCGGTTCCACAGGCGGCTTAA
- a CDS encoding cold shock domain-containing protein, which yields MPVGKVKWFNDAKGYGFIETEEGRDVFVHYSAISMDGYKSLSEGQTVQFDIVDGAKGPQAANVSPL from the coding sequence ATGCCTGTCGGAAAGGTAAAATGGTTTAACGACGCCAAGGGTTATGGTTTCATCGAAACCGAGGAAGGCAGGGATGTCTTCGTTCACTACTCCGCAATTAGCATGGACGGCTACAAAAGCCTGTCCGAGGGGCAAACTGTGCAGTTTGACATCGTGGATGGTGCGAAGGGACCGCAAGCAGCTAACGTTTCTCCCCTTTAA
- the prfA gene encoding peptide chain release factor 1, protein MFERLQEVEQRYDELTDKLSDPQLLADPKEYQRIAKMHADLTDIVTKYREYKRTHQEKLDTEELLREQLDEEMRNLAQAELDRLKEKERQLEQELRIMLLPKDPNDEKNVIIEIRAGTGGEEAALFAGDLLRMYSRYAERKHWKTELLSANETGIGGFKEAIMAVEGKGAYSMLKFEGGVHRVQRVPQTESGGRIHTSAATVAVLPEPEEVEVEIDPDDLEIETYRSSSAGGQNVQKNETAIRITHKPTGIVVTCQDERSQLQNKEKAMRMLRAHLLERMTREQQNEITETRRSMVRSGDRSDKIRTYNFPQGRVTDHRIGYTIYRLDSFMDGDIQEMVDQLISADQAERLKGEEEVA, encoded by the coding sequence ATGTTTGAACGCCTACAAGAAGTAGAACAACGATACGACGAGCTAACTGATAAGCTAAGTGATCCGCAGTTACTGGCTGATCCAAAGGAGTACCAGCGGATAGCCAAGATGCACGCTGACCTCACCGATATTGTGACTAAGTATCGGGAATATAAACGCACGCACCAGGAAAAGCTAGATACTGAGGAACTCCTTCGCGAACAACTCGACGAGGAAATGCGCAATCTAGCCCAAGCCGAATTGGATAGGCTCAAAGAGAAAGAGCGTCAGTTAGAGCAAGAACTTCGCATCATGCTCCTGCCAAAAGATCCAAATGACGAGAAAAACGTCATTATTGAAATCCGAGCTGGTACAGGTGGCGAGGAAGCTGCGCTTTTTGCAGGCGACCTGCTTCGCATGTATTCTCGGTATGCTGAGCGCAAACACTGGAAAACTGAGCTTTTGAGCGCTAATGAAACTGGTATTGGTGGTTTTAAAGAAGCGATAATGGCGGTCGAAGGAAAAGGCGCATACAGCATGCTTAAGTTCGAAGGCGGTGTTCACCGCGTCCAGCGCGTTCCTCAGACGGAAAGTGGCGGACGCATTCATACATCAGCAGCGACCGTAGCCGTCTTGCCGGAGCCAGAAGAAGTTGAAGTTGAGATAGACCCTGACGACCTTGAAATAGAAACCTACAGGTCTTCTTCCGCAGGCGGGCAAAATGTTCAAAAGAACGAAACTGCCATCCGTATCACCCATAAGCCTACCGGCATCGTAGTTACTTGCCAAGATGAACGCTCTCAGCTTCAAAACAAGGAAAAGGCAATGCGCATGCTACGCGCACATCTCCTCGAACGCATGACTCGTGAACAACAAAATGAAATTACCGAAACGCGGCGGAGCATGGTAAGGTCCGGAGATAGAAGCGATAAAATTCGCACTTATAATTTCCCTCAGGGACGCGTAACAGACCACCGAATTGGCTACACAATTTATCGGCTTGATAGCTTTATGGATGGCGACATCCAGGAAATGGTAGACCAGCTAATTAGCGCAGATCAAGCTGAGCGCCTGAAGGGTGAAGAAGAAGTAGCTTAG
- a CDS encoding SIMPL domain-containing protein (The SIMPL domain is named for its presence in mouse protein SIMPL (signalling molecule that associates with mouse pelle-like kinase). Bacterial member BP26, from Brucella, was shown to assemble into a channel-like structure, while YggE from E. coli has been associated with resistance to oxidative stress.) has translation MSETFVNKSLVSCFIIVLILLPLLAPSCCWPQLASDRQPPLLTASGNAEVRVRPDLAIVRLGVESEAKTAVEAREENARKANAIAAALKALRIPAANIETSTFQISPVRRFPEGSSQQGQPPIVGYNVTNIVTVRTGQLDLVPRIIDDSVAAGANEVQGVDFVLQNDSVAKQQALKAAVANARENARTMANELGLRLVQVRSIQQGGVGVVPPPIFYRFGAAAPTATTPTPIFPGEVTVNASVTLTYLIR, from the coding sequence ATGCTTTATTATTGTTCTTATATTATTACCATTATTAGCGCCTTCATGTTGTTGGCCACAGCTTGCTTCCGATAGGCAGCCTCCTTTGTTAACGGCATCTGGCAATGCCGAAGTGAGGGTTCGCCCCGATCTTGCGATTGTTCGGCTTGGCGTGGAGAGCGAGGCAAAAACTGCTGTCGAAGCCCGAGAAGAGAATGCGAGGAAGGCAAATGCCATAGCTGCTGCTCTTAAAGCACTTCGCATTCCAGCCGCGAATATAGAAACATCTACGTTTCAGATTTCGCCAGTACGTCGCTTCCCCGAGGGAAGCTCTCAGCAAGGTCAGCCTCCGATTGTGGGCTATAACGTTACCAATATCGTGACTGTCAGAACTGGGCAACTTGATCTTGTCCCAAGAATCATCGATGACTCGGTTGCGGCGGGAGCTAACGAAGTCCAAGGTGTGGATTTTGTTTTGCAGAATGATTCTGTTGCCAAACAGCAAGCCCTAAAAGCTGCTGTTGCAAATGCAAGAGAAAATGCTCGTACTATGGCAAATGAACTTGGATTAAGACTAGTACAGGTACGGTCTATTCAGCAAGGCGGCGTGGGGGTCGTTCCGCCTCCCATTTTCTATAGGTTTGGGGCTGCCGCTCCCACTGCAACCACACCAACGCCTATTTTTCCTGGAGAGGTTACCGTAAATGCTTCGGTAACACTTACTTACTTAATTCGGTAG
- a CDS encoding sugar kinase, with translation MAEFDVICLGYSATDYLGIVPHYPEEDTKIELLQFSKQGGGPAATASVALARLGARVAFVGKVGDDDFGKFMLAELAKEGVCTEHVIIQKGASSQFAFIVINRHTGKRTIFWTRSGVTPLQPEELNSNVLTSCRVLLTDGHDTWAAVKAAKLANEAGIPVVYDAGSVREASVELAEHTDALIASERFAREYTGKKDPQEAAQVMLSGRRRYSVVTLGERGCVYATNEGTFHQPAFKVNVIDTTGAGDVFHGTFAFGILNDWPYREIVEFSSAVAAMKCTKLGGRPGIPTLMEALSFLRKRSENPFWHSINQ, from the coding sequence ATGGCTGAGTTTGATGTAATCTGCCTTGGATACAGTGCAACGGATTATCTTGGAATTGTGCCTCATTATCCTGAGGAAGATACGAAGATTGAGCTTTTGCAGTTCAGCAAGCAAGGAGGTGGCCCCGCTGCGACTGCGTCAGTTGCACTTGCACGACTTGGAGCACGGGTTGCGTTTGTTGGCAAAGTTGGCGATGATGACTTTGGAAAATTCATGTTAGCCGAGCTTGCAAAAGAAGGAGTTTGCACTGAGCATGTCATAATCCAAAAGGGCGCTAGTTCTCAGTTTGCCTTTATTGTGATTAACCGTCATACGGGAAAGCGGACAATATTCTGGACTCGCTCGGGCGTTACGCCTCTACAGCCAGAAGAACTTAACAGCAATGTGCTCACCTCCTGCCGTGTATTGCTAACAGATGGCCACGACACTTGGGCCGCTGTGAAAGCAGCTAAGTTGGCGAATGAGGCAGGCATACCAGTTGTTTATGACGCAGGCAGTGTTCGTGAAGCATCTGTGGAACTTGCGGAACACACAGATGCTTTGATTGCCTCCGAGCGTTTTGCGCGAGAATACACTGGCAAGAAAGATCCTCAAGAAGCTGCGCAGGTTATGCTGTCTGGGCGAAGGCGTTATTCAGTTGTAACCCTTGGAGAGCGCGGCTGTGTATATGCGACCAATGAAGGAACGTTTCACCAGCCAGCGTTCAAAGTAAATGTAATTGATACAACAGGGGCTGGCGATGTTTTTCACGGCACGTTTGCCTTCGGAATTCTCAACGATTGGCCATACCGCGAGATAGTCGAATTCTCAAGCGCTGTGGCTGCGATGAAATGTACTAAGCTAGGTGGTAGGCCAGGGATTCCAACTCTTATGGAGGCACTTTCTTTCTTAAGGAAGCGATCGGAGAACCCATTTTGGCATTCTATCAATCAATAA
- the prmC gene encoding peptide chain release factor N(5)-glutamine methyltransferase, with protein MQTKTTFKPTIKQILTKAVAVLEKVEVDTPLLDAEVMLSELLGVPRSYLFAHPEELLDCVVVGHFESWLRFREQRVPLAYIIGHKEFYGLDLEVTPAVLIPRQETEVLVETALSALRGIASPMVAEVGVGSGAVAIALAKSVPDSMVFGTDSYEQALEVARRNVEKHALAQRIKLRLGNLLEPLAGLTFSVIVSNPPYIPTDEIPNLQPEIFRYEPLVALDGGPDGLEYHRRIACEAPSYLEPGGLLILEVGCGQSDAVKALLASAGFTHIRSKRDLGGVERVVIGKYNAHTCVKN; from the coding sequence ATGCAAACTAAAACTACCTTCAAGCCAACAATCAAGCAAATCCTCACCAAAGCCGTTGCCGTCCTCGAAAAAGTCGAGGTAGATACTCCTCTACTGGATGCCGAGGTGATGCTTTCAGAATTATTGGGCGTGCCGAGGTCATATCTATTTGCCCATCCAGAGGAACTTCTTGATTGCGTAGTTGTCGGCCATTTTGAGTCTTGGCTTCGTTTTCGCGAACAAAGAGTCCCGCTTGCTTATATCATTGGCCATAAGGAATTCTATGGACTTGACCTTGAGGTCACGCCGGCAGTTCTAATTCCTCGGCAGGAAACCGAAGTCCTAGTTGAGACTGCACTTTCAGCTCTTAGAGGCATTGCGTCACCAATGGTCGCCGAGGTTGGAGTAGGAAGCGGTGCAGTTGCAATTGCATTGGCAAAGTCAGTTCCCGATTCGATGGTTTTTGGTACGGATTCATACGAGCAAGCACTTGAGGTTGCACGCAGAAATGTGGAAAAACACGCTTTGGCACAGAGAATCAAACTTCGGCTTGGAAACCTTCTCGAGCCATTGGCAGGTCTGACCTTTAGTGTCATTGTTTCAAACCCGCCGTACATACCTACAGACGAGATTCCAAATCTTCAGCCAGAGATTTTTCGATACGAGCCACTGGTAGCGCTAGATGGAGGGCCCGACGGCCTTGAGTACCACAGGAGAATTGCCTGTGAGGCACCATCATACTTGGAGCCGGGTGGCCTGCTGATTTTGGAGGTCGGTTGCGGGCAGTCAGATGCCGTGAAGGCATTACTAGCTTCGGCAGGATTCACACATATACGCTCAAAGCGCGACCTGGGTGGCGTGGAAAGGGTAGTGATTGGTAAATACAATGCGCACACTTGTGTTAAGAACTAA
- the rpmE gene encoding 50S ribosomal protein L31 — protein MKKGIHPEYRPCKVICACGHTFETRSTIPEIRVEICSVCHPFFTGRQKIVDTEGRVDKFLQKYGMKSEEKSEEKKEKAES, from the coding sequence TTGAAGAAAGGAATACATCCTGAATACAGGCCTTGCAAAGTGATTTGTGCATGTGGCCACACATTCGAAACTCGGTCAACGATACCCGAAATTCGGGTTGAGATTTGCTCGGTGTGCCATCCGTTCTTTACAGGCCGCCAAAAAATCGTTGATACCGAAGGTCGGGTAGACAAATTCCTTCAGAAATACGGCATGAAGTCTGAAGAAAAGTCAGAAGAGAAGAAGGAAAAGGCAGAGAGCTAA
- a CDS encoding ROK family protein, whose translation MNLTHKGKMSKLTIGIDIGGTKIAGGLVTRQGNVIRLLERPTNAAEGGKAVMERVAELIAELVSSSSAGVEGIGVATGGQINPETGVVFSATPLLPGWVGMPIKGILEGRFCLPVRVINDASAAALGEWMFGAARGSRNFVLLTIGTGIGGGVFCDGKLVQGAMGAAGAIGHMVIDCDGRPCNCGSRGCLEAYASGTAMANSALALAEERKLDTQLIRMIRSNHKMGAFFLAQSALAGDEFATEVIREAGEYLGWGFVSLLNLFNPELVVVGGSVAEMGDLLLQPAWEIAMRHSLRREKDPVRITKAQLGNNAGLLGAASLIWDEKNANG comes from the coding sequence ATGAATCTAACTCACAAAGGGAAGATGAGCAAGCTTACCATTGGAATTGACATTGGTGGAACAAAGATTGCGGGCGGCCTTGTTACTCGGCAGGGCAACGTTATCCGACTATTGGAGAGGCCTACGAATGCGGCTGAGGGTGGCAAAGCGGTCATGGAGCGCGTTGCGGAGCTCATTGCTGAATTGGTCTCGTCATCGTCAGCCGGAGTCGAAGGCATTGGAGTCGCTACTGGAGGACAAATCAATCCGGAAACTGGCGTTGTTTTCTCAGCCACGCCTCTTCTTCCGGGTTGGGTTGGTATGCCAATTAAAGGTATTCTGGAGGGACGTTTCTGTCTTCCTGTGCGAGTAATTAATGATGCGAGCGCAGCAGCATTAGGCGAGTGGATGTTTGGGGCTGCTCGTGGGTCGAGAAATTTTGTTCTTTTAACAATCGGTACTGGCATCGGTGGCGGGGTATTCTGCGATGGTAAGCTTGTTCAAGGAGCAATGGGTGCTGCAGGGGCAATTGGCCATATGGTAATTGACTGCGATGGCCGGCCTTGCAACTGCGGAAGTCGTGGATGCTTAGAGGCATATGCTTCTGGCACAGCAATGGCGAATAGTGCACTTGCGTTAGCAGAAGAGAGAAAGCTGGACACCCAGCTTATTCGCATGATTCGCTCAAATCACAAGATGGGGGCATTTTTCCTGGCGCAATCAGCGTTGGCTGGCGATGAATTTGCTACTGAGGTTATCCGTGAAGCCGGCGAATATCTCGGCTGGGGATTCGTAAGTTTGCTCAATCTCTTCAACCCAGAGCTTGTTGTTGTTGGCGGAAGCGTGGCGGAGATGGGCGATCTACTGCTTCAGCCTGCGTGGGAAATTGCAATGAGACATAGCCTAAGACGTGAGAAGGACCCAGTTCGTATAACGAAAGCACAGCTAGGAAATAACGCAGGGCTTCTTGGTGCTGCAAGCCTAATATGGGATGAAAAGAATGCAAATGGCTGA
- a CDS encoding STAS domain-containing protein, which produces MTSKEIFQIGVNEIGTTRVLRLIGDLDSYTSRRLLFAVDSWIDNVEKLLVNLDQIEYIDSTGLAALVAIWVEAEKRGVRFILSCKNSRVYRVLEITGLLNLFNLAEGSTTSVPIAGGAPPIISSKREQKTPPISGPTSFMRNKRIGG; this is translated from the coding sequence ATGACAAGTAAGGAAATATTTCAAATAGGAGTAAACGAGATTGGGACGACCCGAGTACTCAGGCTGATAGGAGATCTTGACTCTTATACAAGCCGCCGCCTCTTGTTTGCAGTGGATTCGTGGATTGATAATGTAGAAAAGCTTCTTGTAAATCTGGACCAAATTGAATACATAGACAGCACCGGCCTTGCTGCGCTTGTCGCAATTTGGGTCGAAGCTGAAAAACGAGGCGTTCGCTTTATATTGTCGTGTAAGAATTCGCGGGTGTACAGGGTTTTGGAGATTACCGGTTTATTGAATCTGTTTAATTTAGCCGAAGGAAGTACCACGTCTGTGCCTATAGCTGGGGGAGCGCCACCAATTATAAGCTCGAAAAGAGAGCAAAAGACACCACCAATTAGCGGACCGACATCTTTTATGCGAAACAAGCGGATAGGCGGCTAA